A region of Paenibacillus sp. DNA encodes the following proteins:
- a CDS encoding DNA-binding response regulator yields the protein MSGGFEEAHRLWIASHAGRRNGERRRRLEEGHLFLEKAFLEKVWWPAFGTLEDLHPEYEVRDYNDGRRFLDFAYQPFGARLALEADGYFPHIRDVDRWEYADNTLRDAHLVADGWTVLHFSSDIIKYRSRQAQQLLRQIVWGRGGQGMSSCLSPEERETLRFVKRKGAAATPKEVAAFLGRSRNTAGKLLRGLASRKLLRAANPDAKLVRSYEMTQVGRDLRL from the coding sequence TTGAGCGGCGGTTTCGAGGAGGCGCATCGGCTTTGGATCGCATCGCATGCAGGGAGGCGGAACGGGGAACGGCGGAGGCGGCTCGAAGAAGGACATTTGTTTTTGGAGAAGGCGTTTCTGGAGAAAGTGTGGTGGCCGGCTTTCGGAACGCTGGAAGACCTTCATCCGGAATACGAAGTGCGCGATTACAATGACGGGCGAAGGTTTCTGGACTTCGCGTATCAACCGTTCGGGGCTAGATTGGCTTTGGAGGCCGACGGGTACTTCCCGCACATCCGCGATGTGGATCGTTGGGAGTACGCGGACAATACGCTGCGCGACGCGCATTTGGTTGCGGACGGATGGACGGTGCTTCATTTTTCGTCGGATATCATCAAGTACCGTTCGCGGCAAGCGCAGCAGCTGCTCAGGCAAATCGTCTGGGGTCGCGGCGGGCAGGGGATGTCTTCCTGCTTGTCGCCGGAGGAGCGCGAAACGCTGCGGTTCGTGAAGCGAAAAGGAGCCGCGGCGACGCCGAAGGAGGTGGCTGCATTTTTGGGGCGAAGCCGCAATACGGCGGGCAAACTTTTGCGCGGGTTAGCGAGCCGGAAACTGCTGCGGGCGGCGAACCCCGACGCCAAACTGGTCCGATCCTATGAAATGACGCAGGTCGGGAGAGATCTTCGGTTATAG